A stretch of Candidatus Desulfatibia profunda DNA encodes these proteins:
- a CDS encoding apolipoprotein N-acyltransferase has translation MNTKKINSYKIALAVSSGVLLTLSFPKAGIFWLAWFALVPLLIALGNLSPKNSFILGFYAGLIHYLTLIYWLAHTMKTYGHLPLYQCLPVLVLLSAYLALYPAVFSMLANRLCPTPLSGLITIPCLWVFLEYLRAVLFTGFPWELLGYTQFKVLPLIQIADILGVYGVSFCIVLGNVTVFLVILCLTGKNWL, from the coding sequence TTGAACACCAAAAAAATCAACAGCTATAAAATTGCTTTAGCCGTATCCAGCGGTGTGCTACTGACGCTGTCCTTCCCCAAGGCCGGCATCTTTTGGCTGGCCTGGTTCGCCCTGGTTCCGCTGTTGATCGCCCTTGGAAACCTTTCCCCGAAAAACAGCTTTATTCTGGGGTTCTACGCGGGGCTGATTCATTATCTTACCTTGATTTACTGGCTGGCACACACCATGAAAACTTACGGACATCTTCCCCTGTATCAATGCCTGCCCGTCCTGGTGCTCCTGTCGGCCTATCTTGCACTGTACCCGGCTGTATTTTCCATGCTTGCAAACCGGCTGTGCCCGACACCGCTGTCGGGTTTAATTACCATACCGTGTCTTTGGGTTTTTTTGGAATATCTTCGTGCGGTTCTTTTCACGGGGTTCCCCTGGGAGCTTTTGGGATACACCCAGTTCAAGGTGCTGCCGCTGATACAGATCGCCGACATTTTGGGCGTGTACGGCGTCTCTTTTTGCATTGTCCTGGGAAATGTGACGGTTTTTTTGGTGATCCTCTGTTTAACGGGCAAAAACTGGCT